In one window of Magnetococcales bacterium DNA:
- the ccoO gene encoding cytochrome-c oxidase, cbb3-type subunit II: protein MGLLTLIVISIGALVEIAPLFFIDSTIEKVSGMRPYTPLEQRGRDIYIREGCYNCHSQMIRPFRDEAERYGHYSLAAESKYDHPFQWGSKRTGPDLARVGGKYSNLWHVEHMRQPRNMVPESVMPSYPYLEKSLLSYDDVAARMTALRKVGVPYTDDMIANAKKDLESQARSDGDMTAVTKRYGNKVPKGDFDGQPDRITELDALMAYLQMLGTLVDFSSYQAQSR from the coding sequence ATGGGGTTATTGACGCTGATCGTGATTTCCATCGGCGCACTTGTGGAAATCGCGCCTCTGTTTTTCATCGACAGCACCATCGAAAAAGTTTCCGGCATGCGTCCATATACCCCCCTCGAACAGCGGGGACGGGATATCTACATCCGGGAAGGGTGCTACAACTGCCACTCGCAAATGATCCGGCCCTTCCGCGACGAAGCCGAACGTTACGGCCATTATTCCCTGGCCGCAGAGAGCAAATACGACCACCCCTTCCAGTGGGGTTCCAAACGAACCGGTCCCGATCTGGCCCGAGTTGGTGGCAAGTATTCCAATCTCTGGCACGTCGAACACATGCGGCAACCCCGCAACATGGTCCCGGAATCGGTCATGCCGAGCTATCCCTATCTGGAAAAGAGTCTTCTCAGCTATGACGATGTCGCCGCCCGGATGACGGCCCTGCGCAAGGTCGGTGTTCCCTACACGGACGACATGATCGCCAACGCCAAGAAAGATCTTGAAAGCCAGGCACGTTCTGATGGTGACATGACGGCGGTGACCAAACGTTATGGCAACAAGGTTCCCAAAGGGGATTTCGACGGCCAGCCGGATCGCATCACCGAACTGGATGCCCTGATGGCCTATCTGCAAATGTTGGGTACTCTGGTGGACTTTTCCTCCTATCAGGCCCAGTCCCGGTAA
- the ccoN gene encoding cytochrome-c oxidase, cbb3-type subunit I produces the protein MLSCPDPNQAYESERRCAVPTNARLSEQYDFEVVKKFAIMSVVYAVVGFLVGVLIASELTWPDLSQGISIFSFGRLRPLHTSAVIFAFGGSVLFATSYYVVQRTCKARLFSDFLSNFTFWGWNLVVVLVVITYPLGITQGKEYAEPIWPIDLLITVVWVAYFINFVGTLAKRKDPHIYVANWFYLAFIITVAVLHIVNNLAIPVSLTDSYPVFSGVQDAMVQWWYGHNAVGFFLTAAFLGLMYYFVPKQAERPVYSYRLSIVHFWALAFLYIWAGPHHLHYTALPDWASTLGMTFSIMLILPSWGGMINGIMTLSGAWDKLRTDPILRFLVVSLSFYGMSTFEGPIMSIKEVNALSHYTDWTIGHVHSGALGWVAMVSFGALYHMIPRLWNTRIHSVGLINLHFWLSTIGVVIYITAMWISGIMQGLMWRAYDQFGYLTYSFAETVQAMHPYYLIRTLGGVVFLLGALIMVYNVIMTIRSAPQTPAHA, from the coding sequence ATCCTATCCTGCCCTGATCCGAATCAAGCGTATGAATCCGAAAGGAGGTGCGCAGTGCCCACAAATGCCCGCTTGAGTGAGCAGTACGATTTTGAAGTTGTGAAGAAATTTGCCATCATGAGCGTTGTCTACGCCGTGGTGGGGTTCCTGGTGGGGGTGTTGATTGCCTCCGAGTTGACATGGCCGGATCTTTCCCAGGGGATATCGATTTTCTCCTTCGGGCGCCTGCGGCCATTGCACACCTCGGCGGTGATTTTCGCCTTTGGCGGCTCTGTGCTGTTTGCCACGAGCTATTATGTCGTGCAACGAACCTGCAAGGCACGGCTCTTTTCGGATTTTCTCTCCAATTTCACCTTTTGGGGATGGAATCTGGTGGTGGTCCTGGTGGTGATCACCTATCCGCTGGGCATCACCCAGGGAAAAGAGTACGCCGAACCAATCTGGCCGATTGATCTTCTGATCACGGTGGTCTGGGTGGCCTACTTCATCAATTTTGTCGGCACCCTGGCCAAACGCAAGGATCCGCATATCTACGTGGCCAACTGGTTCTACCTGGCGTTCATCATCACGGTGGCTGTCCTGCATATTGTCAACAATCTGGCCATCCCCGTGAGCCTGACCGATTCCTATCCCGTATTTTCCGGGGTGCAGGATGCCATGGTGCAGTGGTGGTATGGGCACAATGCGGTGGGATTTTTCCTGACTGCGGCCTTTCTGGGTCTGATGTACTATTTCGTGCCCAAACAGGCGGAACGTCCGGTCTATTCCTATCGACTCTCCATCGTCCACTTTTGGGCCTTGGCATTCCTCTACATCTGGGCCGGGCCGCATCACCTGCACTATACAGCCCTGCCGGATTGGGCTTCGACCCTGGGCATGACCTTCTCCATCATGCTGATCCTCCCCTCCTGGGGCGGCATGATCAACGGCATCATGACCCTCTCCGGGGCCTGGGACAAATTGCGCACCGATCCGATTCTGCGCTTTCTGGTGGTCTCTCTCTCCTTCTATGGCATGTCCACCTTTGAAGGCCCGATCATGTCCATCAAGGAGGTCAATGCCCTCTCCCATTATACCGATTGGACCATTGGACATGTTCATTCCGGTGCCCTGGGGTGGGTTGCCATGGTCTCCTTCGGGGCGCTTTATCACATGATTCCCCGTTTGTGGAACACCCGTATTCACTCGGTGGGATTGATCAACCTGCACTTTTGGCTCTCGACCATTGGCGTGGTCATTTACATCACGGCCATGTGGATTTCAGGCATCATGCAGGGTCTCATGTGGCGGGCCTACGACCAGTTCGGATATCTGACCTACTCCTTCGCCGAAACCGTACAGGCCATGCACCCCTATTACCTGATCCGAACTCTGGGCGGTGTGGTGTTTCTGCTCGGTGCCCTGATCATGGTCTACAATGTGATCATGACCATCCGCTCCGCACCACAAACTCCGGCCCATGCCTGA
- the ccoG gene encoding cytochrome c oxidase accessory protein CcoG has product MSETADSPPSLYESHKKIYPKYQPGLFRNIKWLAMFILLGSYLLFPLLRWTRPAGLPEQAVLFDLPSRKFYIFDLIIWPQEVFLLTFLLIAAAIGLFFMTALAGRVFCGYMCFQTVWTDLFQALEHLIEGNRNKRLRLDKPGWNPEKMVRKLAKHLAWLLVSMVTGWVFVGYFTDAPTLFWEFLHGTAPEAAWITLGIIALTTYTMAGFAREQVCIYMCPYARFQGAMFDQDTLLIAYDEQRGEPRMANRRQRQQGAKAGECIDCQECVRVCPMGIDIRQGQQYQCITCAACIDACNSVMDRIRRPHDLIAYTSMRAMEGKKTRLFRFRVLAYGTLLIGILAGMAWFLIKQKPVELNVLRQRQPVYIVQSDGSIQNNYVVHVTNLSSRMQTYTLQIKDLPEGKLRVVAGGSRLKHQPCGVNPDSVLTVEPGEVAQYTVFVRQPPTATGSGTRQVTFLLQALEPDGGAEHYQSVFMRP; this is encoded by the coding sequence ATGTCGGAAACCGCCGATTCTCCACCGTCCCTGTATGAATCTCATAAAAAAATTTATCCAAAATATCAACCGGGCTTGTTCAGAAACATCAAATGGCTGGCCATGTTCATCCTGCTGGGCAGCTATCTCCTGTTTCCCCTGCTGCGTTGGACGCGCCCGGCAGGATTGCCAGAGCAGGCCGTCCTGTTTGATCTGCCCAGTCGAAAATTTTACATTTTTGATCTCATCATCTGGCCGCAGGAGGTGTTTCTGCTGACTTTTTTGTTGATTGCCGCCGCGATTGGACTGTTTTTCATGACGGCACTGGCCGGGCGGGTATTTTGCGGTTACATGTGCTTTCAGACGGTGTGGACGGACTTGTTTCAGGCCCTGGAACACCTGATCGAAGGCAACAGAAACAAGCGCCTGCGTCTGGACAAGCCCGGATGGAATCCGGAAAAAATGGTGCGCAAGCTGGCGAAACATCTGGCCTGGCTGCTGGTCAGCATGGTTACCGGCTGGGTGTTTGTCGGCTATTTTACGGATGCACCGACTCTTTTTTGGGAGTTCTTGCACGGGACCGCACCCGAAGCAGCCTGGATCACGCTGGGAATCATCGCGCTGACGACCTACACCATGGCCGGCTTTGCCCGGGAGCAGGTCTGTATCTACATGTGTCCCTATGCCCGTTTTCAGGGAGCGATGTTTGATCAGGATACCCTGCTGATCGCCTACGATGAACAACGCGGTGAACCCAGAATGGCCAACCGACGCCAGCGCCAACAGGGGGCAAAAGCCGGGGAGTGCATCGATTGTCAGGAGTGTGTGCGGGTCTGCCCCATGGGCATCGATATTCGCCAGGGACAGCAGTACCAGTGCATCACCTGCGCCGCCTGCATCGATGCCTGCAACAGCGTCATGGATCGCATCCGACGCCCCCATGATCTGATCGCCTATACCTCCATGCGGGCCATGGAAGGCAAAAAAACCCGTTTGTTCCGTTTCCGGGTTCTGGCATACGGAACTCTCTTGATCGGCATCCTTGCGGGCATGGCTTGGTTTTTGATCAAACAAAAACCTGTCGAACTGAACGTGCTTCGCCAGCGGCAACCGGTGTATATTGTCCAGTCGGACGGCAGCATCCAGAACAATTACGTGGTCCATGTGACAAATCTCTCTTCCCGGATGCAGACCTACACCTTGCAGATCAAGGATTTGCCGGAAGGCAAGCTCCGCGTGGTAGCAGGTGGATCGCGTCTGAAGCACCAACCCTGCGGCGTGAATCCCGATTCCGTATTGACCGTGGAACCGGGTGAAGTGGCACAATACACGGTATTCGTCCGCCAACCCCCGACGGCAACCGGATCCGGAACCCGCCAGGTGACCTTCCTGTTGCAGGCACTGGAACCGGACGGCGGTGCGGAACACTATCAAAGCGTTTTCATGAGGCCATGA
- a CDS encoding FixH family protein: protein MSEATDQQHLTQSTRRRWLVAGIFMFAIVLLVNLFLAFFAKRTWNGLTTTQAYEKGLAYNEVLAAQERQDRLGWQGSLEPTTGWIVGQPAVLRFTLTEKDGTPIQSAVVKGSLYRTVHQGNDQTLAFEQEQPGRYKVSVTPPLPGVWEVKLQATTPHGDFRFNQRIQVKPMDATRRP, encoded by the coding sequence ATGTCCGAAGCCACAGATCAGCAACACCTGACCCAATCCACCCGCCGCCGCTGGTTGGTGGCTGGAATATTCATGTTTGCCATCGTATTGTTGGTCAATCTGTTCCTGGCTTTTTTCGCCAAAAGAACCTGGAACGGCTTGACCACCACCCAGGCCTACGAAAAAGGCCTCGCCTACAACGAGGTTCTGGCCGCCCAGGAACGCCAGGACCGATTGGGATGGCAAGGATCCCTGGAACCGACGACCGGCTGGATTGTCGGACAACCCGCTGTCTTGCGTTTCACCCTGACCGAAAAAGATGGTACCCCCATCCAGAGTGCGGTCGTCAAAGGATCGCTCTACCGTACAGTGCATCAGGGAAACGATCAGACACTGGCCTTCGAGCAGGAACAGCCTGGCCGCTACAAGGTTTCGGTCACCCCTCCCCTGCCTGGGGTGTGGGAAGTCAAACTTCAGGCTACGACCCCCCATGGTGACTTTCGTTTCAACCAACGCATCCAGGTCAAACCCATGGATGCGACCCGGAGACCCTGA
- a CDS encoding cbb3-type cytochrome c oxidase subunit 3: MTFATIDLFAKQFTLVWFFIIFLIIIIWAFWPGNRKRFEKAGRMALDDDDQPEPSTGKASPGHTDHTDHTNHRPDHGLDHTSEISAGKPPP; encoded by the coding sequence ATGACTTTTGCGACCATAGACCTCTTTGCCAAACAATTTACCCTGGTGTGGTTTTTCATAATCTTTCTGATCATCATCATCTGGGCCTTCTGGCCCGGCAATCGCAAGCGCTTCGAAAAGGCCGGACGCATGGCCCTGGACGATGATGATCAACCCGAACCATCAACCGGGAAAGCCAGTCCGGGTCACACGGATCACACGGATCATACAAACCACAGGCCGGATCACGGACTGGATCACACTTCGGAAATTTCCGCCGGAAAGCCTCCGCCCTGA
- the mgtA gene encoding magnesium-translocating P-type ATPase: MFFNVIKDKVLSGVASRRYLRHFQRLIILESLRGLHVGREATPDITKNLLTSADKSPEELLRQLGSRQDGLTASESKFRLEKHGLNQVEHEKPLHWWMHLWFCYNNPFNLLLTTLAIVSYYTEDMKATLVIAAMVALSTILRFTQEIRSNRAADRLKEMVSTTATVLRCDPRERAAPIAQQYFGIKLHPGSPMHKEVPLRQLVPGDVVILSAGDMIPADVRLLTAKDLFVSQSALTGEALPVEKFVVSRNQTATTPLHMDNLCFMGTTVVSGSARAVVVGTGNKTYFGALAARLTNTHRAATAFQAGVDKVSWLLIRFMLVMTPIVLLINGFTKGDWLEASLFSLSVAVGLTPEMLPMIVTTTLAKGAVILSRKKVIVKRLDAIQNFGAMDVLCTDKTGTLTQDRIFLERHTNILGEESEEVLEHAYLNSYYQTGLKNLLDRAVLEHAEVRRELNVATNFRKVDEIPFDFQRRRMSVVVSQRDDLHLLICKGALEEVLAVCSDARHGEEGSVPLTRELLERIGTITRDLNDDGLRVVAVAVREFPPDKTTYSTSDERDLTLIGYIAFLDPPKETTAPALEVLRKHGVAVKILTGDNELVTAKVCREVGLAVDGLLLGADMDRMSDAELAVRAENVTVFAKLTPTQKERIVRILHDSGHVVGFLGDGINDAPALRAADIGISVDSAVDIAKESADIILLEKSLMVLEEGVIEGRRTFANMLKYIKMTASSNFGNVFSVLVASAFIPFLPMLPMHLLVQNLLYDISQIAIPFDNVDQEFLAKPQQWNPGDMGRFMVFFGPVSSVFDLTTYALMWFVFQANGPDHQTLFQSGWFIEGLLSQTLIVHMIRTRHVPFFQSQAGWPLLLMTGIIAMVGIAIPMGPLAEYLKLQPLPLAYFGWLTLILVAYAFATQGVKGIFARRYGWQ, encoded by the coding sequence ATGTTTTTCAATGTCATAAAAGACAAGGTTCTCAGTGGTGTCGCCTCGCGCCGCTATCTGCGGCACTTTCAGCGCCTGATCATCCTGGAAAGCCTGCGCGGCCTGCATGTGGGCCGGGAAGCCACCCCCGACATCACCAAAAATTTGTTGACCTCCGCCGACAAAAGCCCGGAGGAGCTGCTCCGGCAACTGGGCAGCCGCCAGGATGGCCTGACCGCCTCGGAATCCAAGTTCCGGCTGGAAAAACACGGTCTGAATCAGGTCGAGCATGAAAAACCGCTGCATTGGTGGATGCACCTCTGGTTTTGTTACAATAATCCCTTCAACCTGCTGCTCACGACCCTGGCCATCGTCTCCTACTATACCGAGGACATGAAAGCCACGCTGGTCATTGCCGCGATGGTGGCCCTTTCCACAATCCTGCGCTTTACCCAGGAGATCCGCTCCAATCGCGCCGCCGACCGGCTCAAGGAGATGGTGAGTACCACGGCGACGGTGCTGCGTTGCGACCCCAGAGAGCGTGCGGCCCCCATTGCCCAACAATACTTCGGCATCAAACTCCATCCCGGCAGCCCGATGCACAAGGAAGTCCCGTTGCGTCAGTTGGTGCCAGGCGATGTCGTGATCCTCTCCGCCGGGGACATGATCCCGGCGGATGTACGCCTGTTGACCGCCAAGGATCTCTTCGTCAGCCAGTCGGCCCTGACCGGCGAAGCCCTGCCGGTGGAAAAATTTGTCGTCTCCCGCAACCAGACCGCCACCACGCCCCTCCACATGGACAATCTGTGTTTCATGGGCACGACCGTGGTGAGTGGATCGGCCCGGGCCGTGGTGGTTGGCACCGGCAACAAAACCTACTTCGGTGCCCTGGCCGCCCGCCTGACCAACACCCACCGTGCCGCCACCGCCTTCCAGGCAGGGGTGGACAAGGTGAGTTGGCTATTGATCCGCTTCATGTTGGTGATGACCCCCATCGTGTTGTTGATCAATGGCTTCACCAAGGGAGACTGGCTGGAAGCCTCCCTGTTTTCCTTGTCGGTCGCCGTGGGCCTGACCCCCGAAATGCTCCCCATGATCGTCACCACCACCCTGGCCAAAGGGGCCGTAATCCTCTCCCGCAAAAAGGTGATCGTCAAGCGTCTGGATGCCATCCAGAATTTTGGGGCCATGGATGTCCTGTGTACCGACAAGACCGGCACCCTCACCCAGGACCGCATTTTTCTGGAACGCCATACCAACATTCTCGGCGAAGAGTCGGAAGAGGTCCTGGAACATGCCTACCTGAACAGTTACTACCAGACCGGCTTGAAAAATCTGCTGGATCGGGCGGTCCTGGAACACGCCGAGGTCCGCCGGGAATTGAATGTCGCCACCAATTTTCGCAAGGTGGATGAAATTCCTTTTGATTTTCAACGCCGCCGCATGTCGGTGGTGGTCAGCCAACGGGATGACCTGCACCTGCTCATCTGCAAGGGTGCCCTGGAAGAGGTCCTGGCCGTCTGTTCCGATGCCCGCCACGGCGAAGAAGGAAGCGTTCCGCTGACCCGCGAACTGCTGGAGCGCATCGGCACCATCACCCGCGACCTGAATGATGACGGGTTGCGGGTCGTGGCAGTCGCCGTGCGCGAATTTCCCCCGGACAAAACCACCTACTCCACAAGCGATGAACGGGACCTGACCTTGATCGGCTACATCGCCTTTCTGGATCCCCCCAAAGAGACCACCGCCCCGGCCCTGGAGGTGTTGCGCAAACATGGCGTGGCCGTGAAAATCCTGACCGGCGACAACGAACTGGTCACGGCCAAGGTGTGCCGGGAAGTGGGACTGGCCGTCGATGGTCTGCTCCTGGGGGCCGACATGGACCGAATGAGTGATGCCGAACTGGCGGTTCGGGCCGAAAATGTCACCGTCTTCGCCAAACTCACCCCCACCCAGAAAGAACGCATTGTCCGCATCCTGCATGACAGCGGCCACGTGGTGGGTTTTTTGGGAGACGGCATCAACGATGCCCCGGCCCTGCGGGCCGCCGACATCGGCATCTCCGTGGACAGCGCCGTCGATATCGCCAAGGAGTCCGCCGATATCATCCTGCTGGAAAAAAGCCTGATGGTTCTGGAAGAAGGGGTGATCGAGGGACGACGCACTTTTGCCAACATGTTGAAATATATCAAAATGACGGCCAGTTCCAATTTTGGAAATGTGTTCAGCGTCCTCGTGGCAAGTGCCTTCATTCCCTTTCTGCCGATGCTCCCCATGCATCTTCTCGTACAAAATTTGTTGTACGACATTTCCCAGATTGCCATCCCCTTCGACAATGTGGACCAGGAATTTCTCGCCAAACCCCAGCAATGGAATCCGGGCGACATGGGCCGCTTCATGGTCTTTTTTGGTCCGGTCAGTTCGGTATTCGACTTGACCACTTATGCACTCATGTGGTTTGTCTTCCAGGCCAATGGACCCGACCACCAGACCCTGTTCCAATCCGGATGGTTCATCGAGGGCCTGTTGTCGCAAACCCTCATCGTCCACATGATCCGGACCCGCCATGTACCCTTTTTCCAGAGCCAGGCCGGGTGGCCCCTGCTGCTGATGACCGGGATCATTGCCATGGTCGGGATTGCCATCCCCATGGGACCACTGGCCGAATACCTCAAACTGCAACCCCTGCCCCTCGCCTATTTTGGTTGGCTGACCCTCATTCTGGTCGCCTACGCCTTCGCCACCCAGGGAGTGAAAGGAATCTTTGCCCGGCGCTACGGGTGGCAATAA
- a CDS encoding SPASM domain-containing protein — protein sequence MGRGPTTIYHQSLNDNYVKGTLTCLRPEVIQQRIHTGFPLVLNIEPTNACNARCHYCPREMTVQSQGTHYLDLEDFKRVIDQIPQKLIMLNLHKDGEPLLHRDLPAMVAYARKKDAAEVVHLNTNGIPLHSRVGRGIIEQGIDDITISVDAASEASYRRFKRVKGLSRLEGHIRDTIDYRNRLNSPTHIRVKIMEFDQCPPEEIELFRERWTGVADEVQVTGVHSWSGAIDLRVTDETTPQRYPCALLWYMLAVNSNGQVSICNVDWNYSGVVGSIHTQSVAEIWNGPRLRMIRNNHLQAIWNNPQVCEKCVVWVSVGNMRNFLQDQEKFLP from the coding sequence ATGGGACGTGGACCCACAACAATCTATCATCAATCCCTGAATGACAATTACGTCAAAGGTACCCTCACCTGTTTGCGACCGGAGGTGATCCAACAACGCATTCACACCGGATTTCCCCTGGTACTCAACATTGAACCCACCAATGCCTGCAATGCCCGCTGCCATTACTGTCCACGCGAAATGACCGTGCAATCCCAGGGAACCCACTATCTGGACCTGGAAGATTTCAAGCGCGTGATTGACCAGATTCCTCAAAAATTGATCATGTTGAATCTGCACAAGGATGGGGAACCCCTTCTGCACCGGGACCTGCCGGCGATGGTCGCCTATGCCAGGAAGAAGGATGCCGCCGAAGTCGTGCATCTCAATACCAACGGTATTCCGCTGCACTCCCGGGTCGGGCGGGGCATCATTGAACAGGGTATTGACGACATCACCATCAGTGTGGACGCAGCCAGTGAGGCAAGTTATCGCCGCTTCAAAAGGGTCAAAGGTTTGAGCCGACTCGAAGGACACATTCGTGATACGATTGATTATCGCAACCGCCTGAACAGTCCAACGCATATTCGTGTCAAAATCATGGAGTTTGACCAATGCCCCCCGGAGGAAATCGAACTGTTCCGGGAACGCTGGACCGGCGTGGCCGATGAAGTCCAGGTGACCGGGGTACACTCCTGGAGTGGTGCCATTGATCTGCGCGTGACCGATGAAACCACCCCCCAACGCTATCCATGTGCCTTGTTGTGGTATATGCTGGCTGTCAACAGTAATGGCCAGGTCAGCATCTGTAACGTCGATTGGAATTATTCGGGCGTGGTCGGTTCGATCCATACACAAAGTGTGGCCGAAATCTGGAATGGACCCCGACTGCGGATGATCCGAAACAATCACTTGCAGGCCATCTGGAACAATCCCCAGGTCTGCGAAAAATGTGTGGTCTGGGTCAGCGTGGGAAATATGAGGAATTTTTTACAAGATCAGGAAAAATTCCTTCCATGA
- a CDS encoding aminotransferase class III-fold pyridoxal phosphate-dependent enzyme produces MVNRPHQLRLGSYKQQEDFSYLRWTVDEPEDFELVEEIYSSLYHKNPYFCSKAILDLLKKRPHLSSWNTQYQRNAGLAKSLEQDQACQTIHGYGYKTSEALLDRALQSIPLGSQTFSKSLVQFPHGVSPFFVTHGKGSRLWDVDGNEYIDFINGLHAVSLGYHDLDVVQAVRNQLNRGSIFSLPHTLEMEVAEKIIAMVPCAEMVRFGKNGSDATAGAIRLARAYTDRDHVAVCGYHGWQDWYIGSTLRNLGVPKSTRALTHTFTYNDVDSLHKIFTDYPCEIAAVILEPVNVELPRDGFLETIREITRQHGTVLIFDETITGFRLAPGGAQEYFGVIPDLATLGKGLSNGYPLSAIAGRRDIMRLMEEIFFSFTFGGETLSLAAASATLNKLQQQPVVATLWQRGHQLLEGLAALLKKHAVEHFLTVAGLPVWSFLIFRDARDCTQWEIKSLFMQEIFSRGILCLGTHNISYSHTIDDIDYLLSVYDAVFPILKDAVDNGKMKQTLRCQPIQPLFRVRS; encoded by the coding sequence ATGGTCAATCGCCCGCACCAGTTACGGTTGGGATCCTATAAACAGCAAGAAGACTTTTCATATTTGCGTTGGACTGTGGATGAACCCGAAGATTTTGAGCTGGTTGAAGAAATATACTCCTCGCTCTACCACAAGAATCCATATTTTTGCAGCAAAGCAATTCTGGATTTGCTGAAAAAACGTCCCCATCTGAGTTCCTGGAACACCCAGTACCAACGCAATGCCGGTTTGGCTAAATCACTTGAACAGGATCAAGCCTGTCAGACAATACATGGTTATGGTTATAAAACATCCGAAGCTTTGTTGGACCGTGCCCTGCAGTCCATTCCCCTGGGCTCGCAAACCTTCAGCAAGAGCCTGGTTCAATTTCCACATGGCGTTTCGCCTTTTTTTGTCACCCATGGCAAAGGAAGTCGGTTATGGGATGTGGATGGCAATGAATACATTGATTTTATTAATGGACTGCATGCTGTCAGCCTTGGCTATCATGACCTTGACGTGGTCCAGGCCGTGCGCAATCAATTGAATCGAGGTTCAATTTTTTCCCTGCCTCACACACTGGAAATGGAAGTGGCAGAAAAAATCATTGCCATGGTTCCTTGCGCAGAGATGGTTCGTTTCGGCAAAAATGGTTCGGATGCCACTGCCGGTGCCATTCGCCTTGCTCGCGCCTATACAGATCGCGATCATGTAGCGGTTTGTGGTTATCATGGTTGGCAGGATTGGTATATTGGTTCTACTCTGCGAAACCTGGGTGTCCCCAAATCAACTCGGGCCTTGACTCATACCTTCACCTACAATGACGTCGACTCGTTGCATAAGATTTTCACTGACTATCCATGCGAGATTGCTGCTGTCATCCTGGAACCTGTCAACGTTGAATTACCCCGCGATGGTTTTTTGGAGACCATCCGGGAAATAACCCGTCAACATGGAACCGTGTTGATTTTTGACGAAACCATTACCGGTTTTCGCTTGGCTCCTGGTGGTGCCCAGGAATATTTCGGTGTCATCCCGGATCTGGCCACCCTCGGAAAGGGACTCTCCAACGGGTATCCTCTTTCCGCAATTGCAGGGCGACGGGACATCATGCGCCTCATGGAAGAAATATTTTTTTCTTTTACCTTCGGTGGCGAAACTCTTTCCCTGGCAGCAGCCTCCGCGACACTGAACAAGTTGCAGCAACAACCGGTGGTGGCAACCCTTTGGCAAAGAGGCCATCAACTGCTGGAAGGTCTGGCAGCATTGTTGAAAAAGCATGCAGTGGAACACTTTCTTACTGTAGCGGGTTTACCAGTATGGTCGTTTCTGATATTTCGGGATGCCAGGGATTGCACACAGTGGGAAATCAAGTCTCTTTTCATGCAGGAGATATTTTCCAGGGGTATCCTGTGTCTTGGCACTCATAATATCAGCTATTCTCATACGATAGATGATATCGACTACCTGTTGTCGGTTTATGACGCTGTATTTCCCATTCTCAAGGATGCTGTGGATAATGGGAAAATGAAACAAACCTTGCGTTGCCAGCCAATCCAACCACTGTTCAGGGTTCGTTCATAG
- the rsgA gene encoding ribosome small subunit-dependent GTPase A: protein MPRKKSSHALTDVQKRRIKAIRTGRMEHWQQTRQKNLTTLTSGFLGETRDGLVIAHFGAHVEVEDAEGQRYQCAVRENVAENPVCGDRVLWQQAPNNQGVVTDLQPRKSVLRRPGPYERLQTFAANVEQMVITTTATHPNPHLVDRYLVAASAARVQPLLAINKHDLLENPEDLEQVLIPYRRIGIPVLELSVVQNRGLAALEEALRERTSIFVGQSGVGKSSLIAQWITDPLLRVGRVNPDTGKGRHTTSVARLYPLSCGGRLIDSPGVREFNLHGLQPDEVPWHFPEIRPLLGGCRFPDCHHRQEPGCLVLDALAAGTIHPERLASLHRIVATLARNQPFCTY, encoded by the coding sequence ATGCCGCGCAAAAAATCATCCCACGCCCTGACCGATGTCCAAAAACGCCGCATCAAGGCCATTCGCACCGGACGCATGGAACACTGGCAGCAGACGCGGCAAAAAAACCTGACCACCCTGACCAGTGGCTTTCTGGGAGAGACCCGGGATGGCCTGGTGATTGCGCACTTTGGTGCCCACGTCGAGGTGGAAGATGCCGAGGGGCAACGCTACCAGTGCGCCGTGCGGGAAAATGTGGCGGAAAACCCGGTGTGTGGTGACCGGGTTCTCTGGCAACAAGCCCCCAACAACCAGGGCGTGGTGACCGATTTGCAGCCCAGGAAATCGGTTTTGCGCCGCCCTGGTCCTTATGAACGGCTGCAAACCTTTGCCGCCAATGTCGAGCAAATGGTCATCACCACTACGGCCACCCATCCCAATCCCCATCTGGTGGATCGCTATCTGGTGGCGGCCTCGGCGGCACGGGTGCAGCCCCTCCTGGCCATCAACAAGCATGATCTTCTCGAAAATCCCGAGGATCTGGAACAGGTCTTGATACCCTACCGCCGGATCGGCATTCCGGTCCTGGAACTCTCCGTGGTGCAAAACCGGGGCCTGGCGGCCCTGGAAGAGGCCTTGCGGGAGCGTACTTCCATTTTTGTGGGGCAATCCGGGGTCGGCAAATCTTCTCTCATTGCCCAGTGGATCACCGATCCCCTGTTGCGGGTTGGCCGGGTCAATCCCGATACCGGCAAGGGTCGTCATACCACCTCGGTGGCCCGACTCTACCCCCTCTCCTGCGGCGGACGGTTGATCGACTCGCCGGGCGTGCGCGAATTCAATCTGCACGGTCTCCAGCCGGATGAGGTTCCCTGGCATTTTCCGGAAATTCGCCCCCTGCTGGGTGGATGCCGCTTTCCCGATTGTCACCATCGGCAAGAACCGGGTTGTCTGGTCCTGGATGCCCTGGCCGCCGGAACCATCCATCCCGAGCGGCTGGCCAGTCTGCATCGCATTGTTGCCACCCTGGCCCGGAACCAACCGTTCTGCACATACTAA